From one Anopheles bellator chromosome 1, idAnoBellAS_SP24_06.2, whole genome shotgun sequence genomic stretch:
- the LOC131206102 gene encoding tubulin beta-1 chain, translating to MREIVHIQAGQCGNQIGAKFWEIISDEHGIDATGGYHGDSDLQLERINVYYNEASGGKYVPRAVLVDLEPGTMDSVRSGPFGQIFRPDNFVFGQSGAGNNWAKGHYTEGAELVDSVLDVVRKEAESCDCLQGFQLTHSLGGGTGSGMGTLLISKIREEYPDRIMNTYSVVPSPKVSDTVVEPYNATLSVHQLVENTDETYCIDNEALYDICFRTLKLTTPTYGDLNHLVSLTMSGVTTCLRFPGQLNADLRKLAVNMVPFPRLHFFMPGFAPLTSRGSQQYRALTVPELTQQMFDAKNMMAACDPRHGRYLTVAAVFRGRMSMKEVDEQMLNIQNKNSSYFVEWIPNNVKTAVCDIPPRGLKMSATFIGNSTAIQELFKRISEQFTAMFRRKAFLHWYTGEGMDEMEFTEAESNMNDLVSEYQQYQEATADEDAEFDEEQEAEVDEN from the coding sequence TTCTGGGAAATCATCTCCGACGAGCATGGTATTGACGCGACCGGAGGATACCATGGTGACTCAGATCTGCAGCTGGAGCGCATCAACGTGTACTACAATGAGGCGTCCGGTGGCAAGTACGTGCCACGCGCCGTCCTGGTCGATCTGGAACCGGGCACCATGGACTCGGTCCGCTCGGGCCCATTCGGACAGATCTTCCGGCCGGACAACTTCGTCTTCGGACAGTCCGGTGCCGGTAACAACTGGGCCAAGGGCCACTACACCGAGGGCGCCGAGCTCGTCGACTCCGTGCTGGACGTTGTCCGCAAGGAGGCCGAATCGTGCGACTGTCTGCAGGGATTCCAGCTCACCCACTCgctcggcggtggcaccggctccggcatGGGCACACTGCTGATCTCCAAGATCCGCGAGGAGTACCCGGACCGGATCATGAACACATACTCCGTCGTCCCCTCGCCAAAGGTATCAGATACCGTCGTCGAACCGTACAACGCCACCCTGTCCGTGCACCAGCTGGTCGAGAACACCGACGAGACGTACTGTATCGACAATGAAGCTCTCTATGACATCTGCTTCCGCACGCTGAAGCTGACGACACCGACATACGGCGACCTGAACCACCTCGTGTCGCTGACCATGTCCGGCGTAACCACCTGCCTGCGGTTCCCGGGTCAGCTGAACGCCGATCTGCGCAAACTGGCCGTCAACATGGTGCCGTTCCCGCGTCTCCACTTCTTCATGCCCGGCTTCGCGCCGCTCACGTCGCGCGGCTCGCAACAGTACCGCGCGCTGACGGTGCCGGAACTCACGCAACAGATGTTCGACGCCAAGAACATGATGGCGGCGTGCGATCCGCGCCACGGGCGCTACCTGACGGTAGCCGCCGTCTTCCGCGGCCGCATGTCGATGAAGGAGGTCGACGAGCAGATGCTGAACATCCAGAACAAGAACAGCAGCTACTTCGTCGAGTGGATCCCGAACAACGTCAAGACCGCCGTCTGTGATATTCCGCCGCGAGGCCTGAAGATGTCGGCCACCTTCATCGGCAACTCGACCGCCATCCAGGAGCTGTTCAAGCGCATCTCCGAACAGTTCACCGCTATGTTCCGTCGCAAGGCTTTCTTGCATTGGTACACCGGCGAGGGCATGGACGAGATGGAGTTCACCGAGGCCGAGAGCAACATGAACGATCTGGTGTCGGAATACCAGCAGTACCAGGAGGCCACGGCCGACGAGGACGCCGAGTTCGACGAAGAGCAGGAAGCCGAGGTTGACGAGAACTAA